GCAACGACCGTCGTCATCGCCGACCCGGACGCAGACGGCCTCGCCTGCGTGGCGCTCATCCGCGCGGCCTACGGCGAGGCCGCGCTCGTCGGCGCGGGCCCCTACGACCTGGAGGACGCGATGGAGCACGTCGCCGAGTACGCCGAACCGGGCGCGACCGTTTTCGTCTGCGACCTCTGTCCGGACAAGTTCGAGTACGTAGACGAGGAACTGAATCTGCTCGTCGACCACGCGGACGTGACGTGGTTCGACCACCACCAGTGGAACGACGAGGTGGCTGAAGCCGTCCGCGAGACGGGCGTCGAACTCGTCATCGGCGACTCAGAGGAGGAGTGTACCGCGGACGTGGCGCTTCGCTCGCTCGACTTCGACTTTCCCGAGTACCTGGTCGAACTCGCCGCCGTCACCCGCGACCACGACCTCTGGCTGCGCGAAGACCCGCGCAGCGACGATCTCGCGGACCTCGCCTACTGGAGCGAACCTGAAGAGTACGCAGCAATCATCCAGGAACACGGCGCTGCCCTCCCCGAGGACGCCCTCGAATTCTTAGCGGAGATGCGCGTCGAGAAGGAGGCGCTCATCGAACAGGCCGTCTCGCGGGCCGAGTTCCACGAAATCGGCGACTGGACCGTCGGCGTGACCTACGGCCGCTGTTCACAGAACGAAGTCGCAGAAGCCCTGCGCGAACAGGGCTCAGACGCCGCGGTCATCGTGAAACCCGCCGGCAGCGCGTCGATTCGCGGCACGGAAAACTTCGAACGCTGCCACGAAGTCGCCGCGCAGGTAAACGGCGGCGGCCATCCGAAAGCCGCCGGATGCAAACCGGACATCTACAACGACATGTTAGATTACGCGCATCACTGGACGACGCAGGGCGCGGTGACCAAGCAGACGATTCTCTCCGCGTTTGAGCGCCTCGCTGCGGAGGAATTGCCGACCGACGAGGAC
This sequence is a window from Haladaptatus sp. QDMS2. Protein-coding genes within it:
- a CDS encoding DHH family phosphoesterase yields the protein MDDYLIDDERLSLPRKSVLPGTGFFTPDSFEDELEVQEIAEALDGATTVVIADPDADGLACVALIRAAYGEAALVGAGPYDLEDAMEHVAEYAEPGATVFVCDLCPDKFEYVDEELNLLVDHADVTWFDHHQWNDEVAEAVRETGVELVIGDSEEECTADVALRSLDFDFPEYLVELAAVTRDHDLWLREDPRSDDLADLAYWSEPEEYAAIIQEHGAALPEDALEFLAEMRVEKEALIEQAVSRAEFHEIGDWTVGVTYGRCSQNEVAEALREQGSDAAVIVKPAGSASIRGTENFERCHEVAAQVNGGGHPKAAGCKPDIYNDMLDYAHHWTTQGAVTKQTILSAFERLAAEELPTDED